The Pirellulales bacterium genome segment TCGAAGCGACCGAGGCGGCCCTGGTGTTTCCCTCGGGATTCGCGGCGAACCAGGGCACCATCGCCGCGCTCGTCGGGCCGGGCGATGCCGTGTTCAGCGACGAGCTGAATCACGCCAGCATCGTCGATGGCTGCCGCCTCTCGCGAGCGGCTGTCCATATCTTTCCGCACGGCGATTGCGCGCGGCTGGAAGAGCAATTGCGCAGCACGGGCTCGGCTCGCCGTCGCCTGATTGTAAGCGACAGCCTGTTCAGTATGGACGGCGATCTGGCACCCCTGGCCGACCTGGCCAATTTAGCCAGTCGCTACAGTACCATGCTCATGGTCGACGAGGCCCATGCCACCGGCGTATTCGGCCGCCACGGGCGCGGCGTTTGCGAAGCATTGGGCGTCGAAAACCGAATCGACGTTCGCGTGGGGACGCTCAGCAAGGCGCTGGGCGCGGCGGGCGGCTTCGTTTGCGGCCGGCGTTCGCTGGTCGAGTGGCTGCTGAACCGTGCCCGGCCCTATGTCTTTTCCACGGCTTTGCCGCCGGCCATCGCCGCGGCGGCGATGGCGTCGCTCGACATCGTCGAAAGTACACCGTCGCGGCGCGGCGAGCTGCTCGGACGGGCAGCCCAACTTCGCGAGCGTCTCGTGGCCCAGGGCTGGAACGTCGGACGCTCGGACAGCCAGATTGTGCCGCTCGTCGTGGGAGCAGCCGCACGCGCGTTGGAGCTTTCGGCGCGGCTGGCCGAAGGCGGCGTGTGGGCCCCGGCCATTCGTCCGCCCAGCGTGCCCGAAAACGCCTCTCGGCTGCGGATCTGTCTCTGCCACGGGCACGACGACGCCATGATCGCGAAGCTTTTGGAGGCACTGCAAGCGAAAGCCGCTGTTCCTTGTCATCCGAGTCCCCTGTAGAATCCGATCAATTAGAAAGGGAATTGTCGATCGGCTAGTTTCTTACCGGGCGGACCTTGATGAGCGGCAATGGATCACCGCGGTGGCCGTCCTCGTTGCGACTGCGGCCAGAGGAGGAGCATCGTACTCTCGGCTTGGCTGACGTTCCTGAACGTCTCGGCCGGCTCGACCGGATAAGCCTGGCAAGCTTGGCAATCGCGTTTTTGGTGTTTGGCGGACTGGTGCAGATTCGTTCCGCTCTTCTGCCGCGTCGACTGGGCGATTGGAACGTCTTCGCCCGTGCGGCCTGGGCGGCGCGCACCGGCCATGACCTCTACGACGTCAGCGACGACAACGGCTTTCACTATCTCTATCCGCCCACCTTCGCCATTTTGTTGGGCCCGCTGGCCGACTCTCCCCCAAACGAGTCCCACGACGGACTGCTCCCCTACCCGGTGACGGTTCTCTATTGGTACTTCCTTAATGTGGGGTGCCTGGCCCTGGCGGCCCATTGGCTGGCAAGCGCGTTGGAAGAATCGTCGCCAAGTTTCCGACGGTATCAGCCGTCGCCGGCTGACCGCCGATGGTGGGGGTTGCGGCTCTGGCCCGCGCTGGCCTGCCTGCCGCCAATTGGGCACACACTGATGCGCGGCCAGGTGGGAGTGTTGTTGCTGTTGTTGCTCAGCGGCATGATCGTGTCGGCCGTGCGTGGCAGAAGCGTGCGGGCCGGAGGCTGGTTGGCCTGCGCGATTTGCCTGAAAGTGATTCCGGCGCTGTTGCTGGTGTATCCAATCTTCCGGCGGGACTTCAAATTCCTGGGCGGATGCCTGGCGGGACTGTTGGTGGGACTGGTTGCGGTCCCCGTGGCGGCGCGCGGCGTGCGCCAAACGTGCGACGACTATCGTCGCTGGAACCAAGTGATGCTGGCGCCGGCCATCGCCAACGGCAGCGATACCTCGCGTGCCCAAGAAGTGCTGAATGTGACGGCCACCGACAGCCAGTCGTTGTTGGCGATGTTTCACAACACCTGGTTTCTCGATCGCGACACTCGGCCGAAGCAGGCCGCACCCTTGACGCGCATGCTGTCTCTCGCGAGCAGCGCTCTTCTTCTTCTCGTTTGGCTGGCAATGATGCGCCGTAGCCGCCAAGATGCGGCGTCCACCGTTCTTCTTTTAGGGACGCTCATCGAAGTGATGCTGCTGGCCAGCCCCGTTTGCCACTTGCACTACTTCTGCCTTTCCGTGCCACTCGTTGCGGGGCTGTTTGCGATCGGCTGGGAGCATTCGACGGCCCCGCGCTTGGGCAAGTGGCTCGGTGCGCTGGTCGTCGTCAATCTCGGCGCCAATGTGGTGCCGCACTTTCCCGGCATGGAAGTGTGGCGCGACGTCGGGCTGGCCGGCTATGCGGCACTGGTTCTTGTCGCTGCGGCAGCCGTCGTGTTGTGGCGGAGGAAAGTGCCATCCGACCTTCACAGAGCAGACGCGACGATCGGTGTTCGGGCCGCGGCCTGAACGCTAGTGTTTGTCATACGGCCACGCTGGCCGCACGCGAACCAGCATCGCGCGCGCCGCCCGCAGAGGCGCCTTGGCAGACTGACCTGGGCCGCGACGCGTCTACCACTGCCGATCTCCGCCAAAGACGGCGGAACCCGTTTATCTTCGCTAACTTGCGCCAGCGCAACCGACTGAGAGCTGCTCGCTTGGTTGCGCCGTTCTCATCAAAACGCGGCCTACGTTGCTCATCTCCTGCGGTCCGGCATCCTAAATGCCGTGGCGGGGCGGCCAGTTGTCAGTGTCGCCGTCCTTTTTTTCTGGGAGACTCGATCATGGGTTCATGGACATTCCGCGCGCGTTCCACGCAATCCCGCCGTAAGCAACAAAAGAAAACGGATTCCTTGCGGCGAGTCAAGCTCGACCGGCATAACTGTGAACTGCTCGAACCTCGACTTCTGTTGACCGCCGATCTGGCGATCACGAAAGCGCAAATCGCTCCGCTGTCAGCGGGCGTTCCTGCCGCCGTCTCCCAAGGCGAGATGATCGGCTACCAGATCACGGTCGCCAACAACGGCAGCACGGCGGCCAGCGGCACCACCCTTACCGATACCCTTCCGGCCGGCGAAACGCTGCTCGGCGCCAACAACGGCTCCACGGGAGCATCCCTGCCGTTCAGCGGCGACACCCTCAGCGACAATTTGGGCAGTCTGGCCGCGGGCGCTTCCGCCACCCTCACCATCGACGCACTGGTCAACGGACAGGCAGCCGGCACCCTCACCAACACTGCCAGCGTTTCCTCAGCCGACGAGAACGGCGGCCTGCCGATCGTCTCGGCGCCCGTTTCCACCACGATCGACTTGCTTGCCAGCACCGCCGCCAGTCTCTCGATTACCAAGACGGCGGCGAACGACAACAGCGTCGTCTCCGTCGGCGGCGGCGAAACGTACACCATTACCGTCGCCAACAACAGCGCCAACGCCGCCGACAATACCACCGTGTTCGACGTGTTGCCGGCCGGGGCCACATTCGTTTCCGGCACGGTCTCCGGCGGCACGGGACCAACCACGCTCTCGGCGCCGACGGGCAACTTGGAGACGATCGACCTGGGAACGCTGGCCGCGAATAGCTCGGCCACCATTACCATGGCGGTCACCGCCCCCAGCAGCGTGGGCGTGATGGTCAATCAGGCGACCGTGGCCACCAGTTCGGGCAACACCACCGTCGCCAATGCCTCGGCCTCGCTGACCACCGCGGTGCAAGGAACCACGGCGCCGACCAGCGGCACGGTCGACCTTTCGGTGACGAAATCACTCATGGCCGGCACAAATCCCGCCCTGGGTCTGGGGACCAACGCCACGTATGTCGTTACCGTCACGAACAACGGCACCGCCGACGCCACAGGCGTGGTCGTTTCGGACGTGCTGCCCGTCGGCGCTCAATTCATCAGCGGCACGACCAGCGTCAGCGGCGTGAGCGTGACCAGCAGCAACGGTGTGGCCACGGCCACGCTGCCGACCCTGGCCGCCGGGAGCAGCGCCACGCTGACCCTCACGCTCTCAACTTCGGCCGTCGGCGCGCTGACCGACTCCGTCTACGTCGAGGGCAATCAACCGGACGCCAGCCAGGCAGACAACGTGGCCACCGCGGCCACGCTGGTCAACGGCTTGGCGGCGCCCGCCGTCGACCTTTCCGTGACTAAAACCGCCTCGGCCACGACCGGCACCGTCGGCGCCGACCTGACCTACACCATCACTGTCGCCAACAGTTCGGCCAACGTGGCCACCGGCGTCGTCGCCGAAGACGTGCTGCCGCCGAGCTCCACCTTTGTGTCGGCGACGACCTCGACAGGGGGTTCACTTAGCCCGGTGAACGGCGTGCTCGTTGACTCTATCGGCACCCTGGCGGCGAGCGGCACCGAAACGCTGACCGTGACCGTCAAGCCGACCGCCGTGCGAGTGATCACCAACCAGGCGTTCGTGGCCGGCGATCAGCTCGACACCGATCTCAGCAACAACCTTGCCTCGCTCACGACCGCCGTCGAGGGAACGAGCGCCACCAACGTCAACCTGGCCATCACCAAGACCGCGGCGAACAACAACGCCGACGTGACATTGGGCGCGAACGAAACCTACACCATTACGGTCAAAAACATCGGCACCAATGACGCGACCGGCGTGGTCGTATCGGATGTGCTGCCGGCCACGGCGGGCTTCGTCAGCGGCGTCGCCAGCGTCAGCGGGGCCACCGTGGCCGACATCAACGGCACCATCACGGCCGACTTGGGTACTCTGGCGGCCGGCGCCAGCGCCACGCTCACGCTGACCGTCACGCCGACCATGCTCGGTGCAATCACCGATACGGCCTACGTCGAAGCGAACGAGACCGACACCGACCAGAGCGACAACTCGGCGACGGTCACGACGAGCATCGTCTCCCCCACGACTTTGGCAAACCTGTCGATCCTGAAGGTGACCGCTCCCGATCCCGGCACCGTCGGACTGCCGCTGACCTACACCTTGATCGTGACGAACACCGGTTTGGCGGCGGCAGACAACGTCGTCGTCAGCGACACGCTGCCCAGCGGTGTGACGTTTGCGTCGGCCACGAGCGACGTCAGCGGCGTCACACCCACCAATTCCAGCGGCTCCGTCACGGCCGACCTCGGCAC includes the following:
- a CDS encoding glycosyltransferase family 87 protein, with the protein product MADVPERLGRLDRISLASLAIAFLVFGGLVQIRSALLPRRLGDWNVFARAAWAARTGHDLYDVSDDNGFHYLYPPTFAILLGPLADSPPNESHDGLLPYPVTVLYWYFLNVGCLALAAHWLASALEESSPSFRRYQPSPADRRWWGLRLWPALACLPPIGHTLMRGQVGVLLLLLLSGMIVSAVRGRSVRAGGWLACAICLKVIPALLLVYPIFRRDFKFLGGCLAGLLVGLVAVPVAARGVRQTCDDYRRWNQVMLAPAIANGSDTSRAQEVLNVTATDSQSLLAMFHNTWFLDRDTRPKQAAPLTRMLSLASSALLLLVWLAMMRRSRQDAASTVLLLGTLIEVMLLASPVCHLHYFCLSVPLVAGLFAIGWEHSTAPRLGKWLGALVVVNLGANVVPHFPGMEVWRDVGLAGYAALVLVAAAAVVLWRRKVPSDLHRADATIGVRAAA
- the bioF gene encoding 8-amino-7-oxononanoate synthase — its product is MPGNNDALDWIDAELAELADRDLLRGLRTYAGRPGAVLRLDGREYVNFGSNDYLSLAADARLARAAAQTLDLEGCGSGASPLVVGHSTALARLEARLAEFEATEAALVFPSGFAANQGTIAALVGPGDAVFSDELNHASIVDGCRLSRAAVHIFPHGDCARLEEQLRSTGSARRRLIVSDSLFSMDGDLAPLADLANLASRYSTMLMVDEAHATGVFGRHGRGVCEALGVENRIDVRVGTLSKALGAAGGFVCGRRSLVEWLLNRARPYVFSTALPPAIAAAAMASLDIVESTPSRRGELLGRAAQLRERLVAQGWNVGRSDSQIVPLVVGAAARALELSARLAEGGVWAPAIRPPSVPENASRLRICLCHGHDDAMIAKLLEALQAKAAVPCHPSPL